In Penaeus chinensis breed Huanghai No. 1 chromosome 11, ASM1920278v2, whole genome shotgun sequence, a genomic segment contains:
- the LOC125030577 gene encoding uncharacterized protein LOC125030577 isoform X2 has product MDYKVYPGRSRTMYGGEVQKTFKIFCGNLAGATTKEDLHYLFSQYGPVIEAVVVTSKDFGFVHMAYEEDGWKAICELRGYYLHGRAMAVEASINTKKAAPLHKQNIIGKGMSSLDDFNEFTVSKPRGQEHRDAHSESYPPFRKTESSTTHSAPPGLFSYPPPAHSSSSSTSSASTSTTASSSSSVNQPSPLGSASSSRSQVSPMSDLSSGKTLNAIKERELPTKVQPVDANSNPIHEANNEVPERHLQKKSALCETCCSEFDEWQHKPKILSCGHTFCLDCLICLARDTEVKCPAGCSYTTALTEAGISGLTTNYTVPIKKYPGTNIPSPLPVMPPGYGHQNGAQRAGSSPIPMVCCTCPKIPAMDMCSNQGHQLIPEDQARDILRGQLQSNLEVALKQLRHTMAMRAAMKERLERTVLSVEKFVEELRGKVEGEELEEAVLQEHLTNLTMISETLSENNSIAHLIDSLQIVHSYTSIITNQFSQCAAVTAINHATEAIVIKLKQSALDSLLSTIGFRNEEPFVMTSSLEEHAMYGNNANVLLLYMLSDLLSSRMLQLSSVSPMSPLSPNHPPPLTSSNSMQSPLATAVTSTPILQDSLGLTHSKVGEMKTHEMGGMNIEHILQMTEAIETGSLLNTTDGMTPMSVGASAVGSNAVPSALSLGLSNLSLLVSESTENGKDDVESLTDKREVSSSYVDAAKKPAKPTPPPENSSKLTIANALPPITKPSKFPHCWMVLSINGLTAGRIIFELRPDKAPRMCDNFIALCTGKNGYGYKGTHFFRSGEGFLAGGDVENDDGSGGYSAFDKKTFEADLCPLKDEVGMVRFKGIGTTDAGRGMIGSQFMIWCGEREFKKFAYSLVFGKVVDGLDVAKKAAAINVHRVSVKVEDCGARV; this is encoded by the exons AATGTACGGGGGGGAGGTGCAGAAGACGTTCAAGATATTTTGTGGAAATCTGGCAGGAGCGACGACGAAGGAAGACCTGCACTACCTCTTTTCTCAATATGGGCCTGTTATTGAGGCAGTTGTGGTGACCAGCAAGGACTTTGGATTTGTG CATATGGCATATGAAGAGGATGGATGGAAAGCAATATGTGAACTGCGCGGTTACTATCTTCATGGCAGAG cCATGGCAGTGGAAGCCTCAATCAATACCAAGAAAGCAGCTCCACTGCACAAACAGAATATTATAGGCAAAGGAATGAGCTCTTTAGATGATTTTAATGAATTCACCGTG TCGAAACCTCGAGGCCAGGAACACCGTGATGCTCACTCCGAGAGCTACCCCCCATTTCGAAAAACAGAATCTTCTACCACCCACTCTGCTCCCCCAGGCTTGTTCTCGTATCCCCCACCAGCACatagttcttcttcttccacctcttctgcttccacctccaccactgcctcctcttcctcttctgtgaaCCAGCCCTCTCCCTTGGGGTCAGCCTCTTCCTCGCGCTCACAGGTTTCACCCATGTCCGATCTCTCCTCGGGGAAGACGCTCAATGCCATTAAGGAGAGAGAACTACCCACCAAAGTCCAGCCTGTAGATGCCAACTCCAACCCAATTCATGAAGCCAATAACGAAGTGCCCGAG CGTCATTTACAGAAAAAGTCTGCCCTGTGCGAGACCTGTTGCTCTGAGTTCGATGAGTGGCAGCACAAACCCAAGATTCTCAGCTGTGGTCATACGTTTTGCCTCGACTGTCTCATCTGCCTGGCACGGGACACAGAAGTCAAGTGTCCTGCTGGTTGTTCTTACACGACTGCTCTCACCGAGGCTGGTATTTCGG GGCTAACTACAAATTACACTGTGCCGATTAAAAAATATCCCGGAACGAACATCCCTTCCCCATTGCCTGTTATGCCACCAGGGTATGGCCACCAGAATGGAGCACAAAG GGCAGGCAGCAGCCCCATACCAATGGTGTGTTGTACCTGTCCTAAAATTCCGGCCATGGACATGTGCAGCAACCAGGGCCATCAGTTGATTCCTGAGGACCAGGCGCGTGACATCCTACGAGGCCAGCTGCAAAGCAACCTGGAGGTGGCCCTCAAGCAACTGCGACACACAATGGCCATGAGAGCAGCCATGAAGGAACGGCTTGAGCGAACGGTGCTCAGTGTGGAGAAGTTTGTGGAAGAACTCAGGGGAAAG GTTGAAGGGGAGGAGCTTGAGGAAGCAGTATTACAGGAGCACCTCACCAACCTGACTATGATCAGTGAGACACTGTCTGAAAATAATTCAATCGCGCATTTAATTGATTCCCTCCAAATA gTTCATTCTTATACTTCAATAATCACCAATCAGTTCAGTCAGTGTGCTGCTGTTACAGCAATCAACCATGCAACCGAAGCAATCGTCATAAAACTGAAGCAGTCTGCTCTGGATTCTTTGCTATCCACCATAGGCTTTAGAAATGAAGAACCCTTTGTCATGACCTCCTCCCTGGAAGAGCATGCTATGtatgggaataatgcaaatgtGCTGCTACTCTATATGCTGTCTGACCTTCTGTCCTCTCGAATGTTACAGCTGAGTTCTGTTAGTCCTATGAGCCCCCTCAGCCCTAACCACCCACCCCCTCTAACTTCTTCCAACTCAATGCAGTCCCCCTTGGCCACAGCTGTCACCTCCACCCCAATTCTCCAAGACAGCCTAGGCCTAACTCACTCTAAAGTTGGAGAAATGAAGACTCATGAAATGGGCGGCATGAATATCGAACACATATTGCAGATGACGGAGGCCATTGAAACCGGTTCACTCTTAAATACAACAGATGGAATGACACCAATGTCTGTAGGTGCCTCTGCTGTGGGTTCCAATGCAGTACCTTCTGCTCTTTCTTTGGGGCtatccaatctctccctcttggTGTCAGAAAGCACGGAAAATGGGAAGGATGATGTAGAATCTTTAACAGACAAAAGGGAGGTCTCATCATCTTATGTTGATGCTGCCAAAAAGCCAGCCAAGCCCACCCCTCCACCTGAGAATTCGTCTAAGCTAACCATTGCCAATGCTCTCCCCCCCATAACAAAGCCAAGTAAATTCCCGCACTGCTGGATGGTGCTTTCAATTAATGGGCTGACAGCTGGACGCATTATCTTTGAGTTGCGGCCTGATAAGGCCCCAAGAATGTGCGACAATTTCATTGCACTTTGCACAGGCAAGAATGGTTATGGCTACAAGGGTACACACTTCTTCAGGAGTGGGGAGGGATTCCTGGCAGGTGGGGATGTGGAGAATGATGATGGCAGTGGTGGGTACTCAGCCTTTGACAAGAAAACCTTTGAGGCTGACCTGTGCCCCCTCAAGGACGAGGTGGGCATGGTGCGCTTTAAGGGCATTGGCACCACAGATGCTGGCCGTGGCATGATTGGCTCACAGTTCATGATCTGGTGTGGTGAGCGTGAGTTCAAGAAATTTGCATACAGTCTTGTCTTTGGCAAGGTGGTGGACGGCCTGGATGTGGCCAAAAAAGCTGCTGCCATCAATGTCCACCGTGTGTCTGTTAAAGTGGAGGATTGCGGTGCGAGAGTCTAA
- the LOC125030577 gene encoding uncharacterized protein LOC125030577 isoform X1, with protein MDYKVYPGRSRTMYGGEVQKTFKIFCGNLAGATTKEDLHYLFSQYGPVIEAVVVTSKDFGFVHMAYEEDGWKAICELRGYYLHGRAMAVEASINTKKAAPLHKQNIIGKGMSSLDDFNEFTVSKPRGQEHRDAHSESYPPFRKTESSTTHSAPPGLFSYPPPAHSSSSSTSSASTSTTASSSSSVNQPSPLGSASSSRSQVSPMSDLSSGKTLNAIKERELPTKVQPVDANSNPIHEANNEVPERHLQKKSALCETCCSEFDEWQHKPKILSCGHTFCLDCLICLARDTEVKCPAGCSYTTALTEAGISGLTTNYTVPIKKYPGTNIPSPLPVMPPGYGHQNGAQSRAGSSPIPMVCCTCPKIPAMDMCSNQGHQLIPEDQARDILRGQLQSNLEVALKQLRHTMAMRAAMKERLERTVLSVEKFVEELRGKVEGEELEEAVLQEHLTNLTMISETLSENNSIAHLIDSLQIVHSYTSIITNQFSQCAAVTAINHATEAIVIKLKQSALDSLLSTIGFRNEEPFVMTSSLEEHAMYGNNANVLLLYMLSDLLSSRMLQLSSVSPMSPLSPNHPPPLTSSNSMQSPLATAVTSTPILQDSLGLTHSKVGEMKTHEMGGMNIEHILQMTEAIETGSLLNTTDGMTPMSVGASAVGSNAVPSALSLGLSNLSLLVSESTENGKDDVESLTDKREVSSSYVDAAKKPAKPTPPPENSSKLTIANALPPITKPSKFPHCWMVLSINGLTAGRIIFELRPDKAPRMCDNFIALCTGKNGYGYKGTHFFRSGEGFLAGGDVENDDGSGGYSAFDKKTFEADLCPLKDEVGMVRFKGIGTTDAGRGMIGSQFMIWCGEREFKKFAYSLVFGKVVDGLDVAKKAAAINVHRVSVKVEDCGARV; from the exons AATGTACGGGGGGGAGGTGCAGAAGACGTTCAAGATATTTTGTGGAAATCTGGCAGGAGCGACGACGAAGGAAGACCTGCACTACCTCTTTTCTCAATATGGGCCTGTTATTGAGGCAGTTGTGGTGACCAGCAAGGACTTTGGATTTGTG CATATGGCATATGAAGAGGATGGATGGAAAGCAATATGTGAACTGCGCGGTTACTATCTTCATGGCAGAG cCATGGCAGTGGAAGCCTCAATCAATACCAAGAAAGCAGCTCCACTGCACAAACAGAATATTATAGGCAAAGGAATGAGCTCTTTAGATGATTTTAATGAATTCACCGTG TCGAAACCTCGAGGCCAGGAACACCGTGATGCTCACTCCGAGAGCTACCCCCCATTTCGAAAAACAGAATCTTCTACCACCCACTCTGCTCCCCCAGGCTTGTTCTCGTATCCCCCACCAGCACatagttcttcttcttccacctcttctgcttccacctccaccactgcctcctcttcctcttctgtgaaCCAGCCCTCTCCCTTGGGGTCAGCCTCTTCCTCGCGCTCACAGGTTTCACCCATGTCCGATCTCTCCTCGGGGAAGACGCTCAATGCCATTAAGGAGAGAGAACTACCCACCAAAGTCCAGCCTGTAGATGCCAACTCCAACCCAATTCATGAAGCCAATAACGAAGTGCCCGAG CGTCATTTACAGAAAAAGTCTGCCCTGTGCGAGACCTGTTGCTCTGAGTTCGATGAGTGGCAGCACAAACCCAAGATTCTCAGCTGTGGTCATACGTTTTGCCTCGACTGTCTCATCTGCCTGGCACGGGACACAGAAGTCAAGTGTCCTGCTGGTTGTTCTTACACGACTGCTCTCACCGAGGCTGGTATTTCGG GGCTAACTACAAATTACACTGTGCCGATTAAAAAATATCCCGGAACGAACATCCCTTCCCCATTGCCTGTTATGCCACCAGGGTATGGCCACCAGAATGGAGCACAAAG CAGGGCAGGCAGCAGCCCCATACCAATGGTGTGTTGTACCTGTCCTAAAATTCCGGCCATGGACATGTGCAGCAACCAGGGCCATCAGTTGATTCCTGAGGACCAGGCGCGTGACATCCTACGAGGCCAGCTGCAAAGCAACCTGGAGGTGGCCCTCAAGCAACTGCGACACACAATGGCCATGAGAGCAGCCATGAAGGAACGGCTTGAGCGAACGGTGCTCAGTGTGGAGAAGTTTGTGGAAGAACTCAGGGGAAAG GTTGAAGGGGAGGAGCTTGAGGAAGCAGTATTACAGGAGCACCTCACCAACCTGACTATGATCAGTGAGACACTGTCTGAAAATAATTCAATCGCGCATTTAATTGATTCCCTCCAAATA gTTCATTCTTATACTTCAATAATCACCAATCAGTTCAGTCAGTGTGCTGCTGTTACAGCAATCAACCATGCAACCGAAGCAATCGTCATAAAACTGAAGCAGTCTGCTCTGGATTCTTTGCTATCCACCATAGGCTTTAGAAATGAAGAACCCTTTGTCATGACCTCCTCCCTGGAAGAGCATGCTATGtatgggaataatgcaaatgtGCTGCTACTCTATATGCTGTCTGACCTTCTGTCCTCTCGAATGTTACAGCTGAGTTCTGTTAGTCCTATGAGCCCCCTCAGCCCTAACCACCCACCCCCTCTAACTTCTTCCAACTCAATGCAGTCCCCCTTGGCCACAGCTGTCACCTCCACCCCAATTCTCCAAGACAGCCTAGGCCTAACTCACTCTAAAGTTGGAGAAATGAAGACTCATGAAATGGGCGGCATGAATATCGAACACATATTGCAGATGACGGAGGCCATTGAAACCGGTTCACTCTTAAATACAACAGATGGAATGACACCAATGTCTGTAGGTGCCTCTGCTGTGGGTTCCAATGCAGTACCTTCTGCTCTTTCTTTGGGGCtatccaatctctccctcttggTGTCAGAAAGCACGGAAAATGGGAAGGATGATGTAGAATCTTTAACAGACAAAAGGGAGGTCTCATCATCTTATGTTGATGCTGCCAAAAAGCCAGCCAAGCCCACCCCTCCACCTGAGAATTCGTCTAAGCTAACCATTGCCAATGCTCTCCCCCCCATAACAAAGCCAAGTAAATTCCCGCACTGCTGGATGGTGCTTTCAATTAATGGGCTGACAGCTGGACGCATTATCTTTGAGTTGCGGCCTGATAAGGCCCCAAGAATGTGCGACAATTTCATTGCACTTTGCACAGGCAAGAATGGTTATGGCTACAAGGGTACACACTTCTTCAGGAGTGGGGAGGGATTCCTGGCAGGTGGGGATGTGGAGAATGATGATGGCAGTGGTGGGTACTCAGCCTTTGACAAGAAAACCTTTGAGGCTGACCTGTGCCCCCTCAAGGACGAGGTGGGCATGGTGCGCTTTAAGGGCATTGGCACCACAGATGCTGGCCGTGGCATGATTGGCTCACAGTTCATGATCTGGTGTGGTGAGCGTGAGTTCAAGAAATTTGCATACAGTCTTGTCTTTGGCAAGGTGGTGGACGGCCTGGATGTGGCCAAAAAAGCTGCTGCCATCAATGTCCACCGTGTGTCTGTTAAAGTGGAGGATTGCGGTGCGAGAGTCTAA
- the LOC125030577 gene encoding uncharacterized protein LOC125030577 isoform X3 codes for MDYKVYPGRSRTMYGGEVQKTFKIFCGNLAGATTKEDLHYLFSQYGPVIEAVVVTSKDFGFVHMAYEEDGWKAICELRGYYLHGRAMAVEASINTKKAAPLHKQNIIGKGMSSLDDFNEFTVSKPRGQEHRDAHSESYPPFRKTESSTTHSAPPGLFSYPPPAHSSSSSTSSASTSTTASSSSSVNQPSPLGSASSSRSQVSPMSDLSSGKTLNAIKERELPTKVQPVDANSNPIHEANNEVPEKKSALCETCCSEFDEWQHKPKILSCGHTFCLDCLICLARDTEVKCPAGCSYTTALTEAGISGLTTNYTVPIKKYPGTNIPSPLPVMPPGYGHQNGAQSRAGSSPIPMVCCTCPKIPAMDMCSNQGHQLIPEDQARDILRGQLQSNLEVALKQLRHTMAMRAAMKERLERTVLSVEKFVEELRGKVEGEELEEAVLQEHLTNLTMISETLSENNSIAHLIDSLQIVHSYTSIITNQFSQCAAVTAINHATEAIVIKLKQSALDSLLSTIGFRNEEPFVMTSSLEEHAMYGNNANVLLLYMLSDLLSSRMLQLSSVSPMSPLSPNHPPPLTSSNSMQSPLATAVTSTPILQDSLGLTHSKVGEMKTHEMGGMNIEHILQMTEAIETGSLLNTTDGMTPMSVGASAVGSNAVPSALSLGLSNLSLLVSESTENGKDDVESLTDKREVSSSYVDAAKKPAKPTPPPENSSKLTIANALPPITKPSKFPHCWMVLSINGLTAGRIIFELRPDKAPRMCDNFIALCTGKNGYGYKGTHFFRSGEGFLAGGDVENDDGSGGYSAFDKKTFEADLCPLKDEVGMVRFKGIGTTDAGRGMIGSQFMIWCGEREFKKFAYSLVFGKVVDGLDVAKKAAAINVHRVSVKVEDCGARV; via the exons AATGTACGGGGGGGAGGTGCAGAAGACGTTCAAGATATTTTGTGGAAATCTGGCAGGAGCGACGACGAAGGAAGACCTGCACTACCTCTTTTCTCAATATGGGCCTGTTATTGAGGCAGTTGTGGTGACCAGCAAGGACTTTGGATTTGTG CATATGGCATATGAAGAGGATGGATGGAAAGCAATATGTGAACTGCGCGGTTACTATCTTCATGGCAGAG cCATGGCAGTGGAAGCCTCAATCAATACCAAGAAAGCAGCTCCACTGCACAAACAGAATATTATAGGCAAAGGAATGAGCTCTTTAGATGATTTTAATGAATTCACCGTG TCGAAACCTCGAGGCCAGGAACACCGTGATGCTCACTCCGAGAGCTACCCCCCATTTCGAAAAACAGAATCTTCTACCACCCACTCTGCTCCCCCAGGCTTGTTCTCGTATCCCCCACCAGCACatagttcttcttcttccacctcttctgcttccacctccaccactgcctcctcttcctcttctgtgaaCCAGCCCTCTCCCTTGGGGTCAGCCTCTTCCTCGCGCTCACAGGTTTCACCCATGTCCGATCTCTCCTCGGGGAAGACGCTCAATGCCATTAAGGAGAGAGAACTACCCACCAAAGTCCAGCCTGTAGATGCCAACTCCAACCCAATTCATGAAGCCAATAACGAAGTGCCCGAG AAAAAGTCTGCCCTGTGCGAGACCTGTTGCTCTGAGTTCGATGAGTGGCAGCACAAACCCAAGATTCTCAGCTGTGGTCATACGTTTTGCCTCGACTGTCTCATCTGCCTGGCACGGGACACAGAAGTCAAGTGTCCTGCTGGTTGTTCTTACACGACTGCTCTCACCGAGGCTGGTATTTCGG GGCTAACTACAAATTACACTGTGCCGATTAAAAAATATCCCGGAACGAACATCCCTTCCCCATTGCCTGTTATGCCACCAGGGTATGGCCACCAGAATGGAGCACAAAG CAGGGCAGGCAGCAGCCCCATACCAATGGTGTGTTGTACCTGTCCTAAAATTCCGGCCATGGACATGTGCAGCAACCAGGGCCATCAGTTGATTCCTGAGGACCAGGCGCGTGACATCCTACGAGGCCAGCTGCAAAGCAACCTGGAGGTGGCCCTCAAGCAACTGCGACACACAATGGCCATGAGAGCAGCCATGAAGGAACGGCTTGAGCGAACGGTGCTCAGTGTGGAGAAGTTTGTGGAAGAACTCAGGGGAAAG GTTGAAGGGGAGGAGCTTGAGGAAGCAGTATTACAGGAGCACCTCACCAACCTGACTATGATCAGTGAGACACTGTCTGAAAATAATTCAATCGCGCATTTAATTGATTCCCTCCAAATA gTTCATTCTTATACTTCAATAATCACCAATCAGTTCAGTCAGTGTGCTGCTGTTACAGCAATCAACCATGCAACCGAAGCAATCGTCATAAAACTGAAGCAGTCTGCTCTGGATTCTTTGCTATCCACCATAGGCTTTAGAAATGAAGAACCCTTTGTCATGACCTCCTCCCTGGAAGAGCATGCTATGtatgggaataatgcaaatgtGCTGCTACTCTATATGCTGTCTGACCTTCTGTCCTCTCGAATGTTACAGCTGAGTTCTGTTAGTCCTATGAGCCCCCTCAGCCCTAACCACCCACCCCCTCTAACTTCTTCCAACTCAATGCAGTCCCCCTTGGCCACAGCTGTCACCTCCACCCCAATTCTCCAAGACAGCCTAGGCCTAACTCACTCTAAAGTTGGAGAAATGAAGACTCATGAAATGGGCGGCATGAATATCGAACACATATTGCAGATGACGGAGGCCATTGAAACCGGTTCACTCTTAAATACAACAGATGGAATGACACCAATGTCTGTAGGTGCCTCTGCTGTGGGTTCCAATGCAGTACCTTCTGCTCTTTCTTTGGGGCtatccaatctctccctcttggTGTCAGAAAGCACGGAAAATGGGAAGGATGATGTAGAATCTTTAACAGACAAAAGGGAGGTCTCATCATCTTATGTTGATGCTGCCAAAAAGCCAGCCAAGCCCACCCCTCCACCTGAGAATTCGTCTAAGCTAACCATTGCCAATGCTCTCCCCCCCATAACAAAGCCAAGTAAATTCCCGCACTGCTGGATGGTGCTTTCAATTAATGGGCTGACAGCTGGACGCATTATCTTTGAGTTGCGGCCTGATAAGGCCCCAAGAATGTGCGACAATTTCATTGCACTTTGCACAGGCAAGAATGGTTATGGCTACAAGGGTACACACTTCTTCAGGAGTGGGGAGGGATTCCTGGCAGGTGGGGATGTGGAGAATGATGATGGCAGTGGTGGGTACTCAGCCTTTGACAAGAAAACCTTTGAGGCTGACCTGTGCCCCCTCAAGGACGAGGTGGGCATGGTGCGCTTTAAGGGCATTGGCACCACAGATGCTGGCCGTGGCATGATTGGCTCACAGTTCATGATCTGGTGTGGTGAGCGTGAGTTCAAGAAATTTGCATACAGTCTTGTCTTTGGCAAGGTGGTGGACGGCCTGGATGTGGCCAAAAAAGCTGCTGCCATCAATGTCCACCGTGTGTCTGTTAAAGTGGAGGATTGCGGTGCGAGAGTCTAA
- the LOC125030577 gene encoding uncharacterized protein LOC125030577 isoform X4 gives MYGGEVQKTFKIFCGNLAGATTKEDLHYLFSQYGPVIEAVVVTSKDFGFVHMAYEEDGWKAICELRGYYLHGRAMAVEASINTKKAAPLHKQNIIGKGMSSLDDFNEFTVSKPRGQEHRDAHSESYPPFRKTESSTTHSAPPGLFSYPPPAHSSSSSTSSASTSTTASSSSSVNQPSPLGSASSSRSQVSPMSDLSSGKTLNAIKERELPTKVQPVDANSNPIHEANNEVPERHLQKKSALCETCCSEFDEWQHKPKILSCGHTFCLDCLICLARDTEVKCPAGCSYTTALTEAGISGLTTNYTVPIKKYPGTNIPSPLPVMPPGYGHQNGAQSRAGSSPIPMVCCTCPKIPAMDMCSNQGHQLIPEDQARDILRGQLQSNLEVALKQLRHTMAMRAAMKERLERTVLSVEKFVEELRGKVEGEELEEAVLQEHLTNLTMISETLSENNSIAHLIDSLQIVHSYTSIITNQFSQCAAVTAINHATEAIVIKLKQSALDSLLSTIGFRNEEPFVMTSSLEEHAMYGNNANVLLLYMLSDLLSSRMLQLSSVSPMSPLSPNHPPPLTSSNSMQSPLATAVTSTPILQDSLGLTHSKVGEMKTHEMGGMNIEHILQMTEAIETGSLLNTTDGMTPMSVGASAVGSNAVPSALSLGLSNLSLLVSESTENGKDDVESLTDKREVSSSYVDAAKKPAKPTPPPENSSKLTIANALPPITKPSKFPHCWMVLSINGLTAGRIIFELRPDKAPRMCDNFIALCTGKNGYGYKGTHFFRSGEGFLAGGDVENDDGSGGYSAFDKKTFEADLCPLKDEVGMVRFKGIGTTDAGRGMIGSQFMIWCGEREFKKFAYSLVFGKVVDGLDVAKKAAAINVHRVSVKVEDCGARV, from the exons ATGTACGGGGGGGAGGTGCAGAAGACGTTCAAGATATTTTGTGGAAATCTGGCAGGAGCGACGACGAAGGAAGACCTGCACTACCTCTTTTCTCAATATGGGCCTGTTATTGAGGCAGTTGTGGTGACCAGCAAGGACTTTGGATTTGTG CATATGGCATATGAAGAGGATGGATGGAAAGCAATATGTGAACTGCGCGGTTACTATCTTCATGGCAGAG cCATGGCAGTGGAAGCCTCAATCAATACCAAGAAAGCAGCTCCACTGCACAAACAGAATATTATAGGCAAAGGAATGAGCTCTTTAGATGATTTTAATGAATTCACCGTG TCGAAACCTCGAGGCCAGGAACACCGTGATGCTCACTCCGAGAGCTACCCCCCATTTCGAAAAACAGAATCTTCTACCACCCACTCTGCTCCCCCAGGCTTGTTCTCGTATCCCCCACCAGCACatagttcttcttcttccacctcttctgcttccacctccaccactgcctcctcttcctcttctgtgaaCCAGCCCTCTCCCTTGGGGTCAGCCTCTTCCTCGCGCTCACAGGTTTCACCCATGTCCGATCTCTCCTCGGGGAAGACGCTCAATGCCATTAAGGAGAGAGAACTACCCACCAAAGTCCAGCCTGTAGATGCCAACTCCAACCCAATTCATGAAGCCAATAACGAAGTGCCCGAG CGTCATTTACAGAAAAAGTCTGCCCTGTGCGAGACCTGTTGCTCTGAGTTCGATGAGTGGCAGCACAAACCCAAGATTCTCAGCTGTGGTCATACGTTTTGCCTCGACTGTCTCATCTGCCTGGCACGGGACACAGAAGTCAAGTGTCCTGCTGGTTGTTCTTACACGACTGCTCTCACCGAGGCTGGTATTTCGG GGCTAACTACAAATTACACTGTGCCGATTAAAAAATATCCCGGAACGAACATCCCTTCCCCATTGCCTGTTATGCCACCAGGGTATGGCCACCAGAATGGAGCACAAAG CAGGGCAGGCAGCAGCCCCATACCAATGGTGTGTTGTACCTGTCCTAAAATTCCGGCCATGGACATGTGCAGCAACCAGGGCCATCAGTTGATTCCTGAGGACCAGGCGCGTGACATCCTACGAGGCCAGCTGCAAAGCAACCTGGAGGTGGCCCTCAAGCAACTGCGACACACAATGGCCATGAGAGCAGCCATGAAGGAACGGCTTGAGCGAACGGTGCTCAGTGTGGAGAAGTTTGTGGAAGAACTCAGGGGAAAG GTTGAAGGGGAGGAGCTTGAGGAAGCAGTATTACAGGAGCACCTCACCAACCTGACTATGATCAGTGAGACACTGTCTGAAAATAATTCAATCGCGCATTTAATTGATTCCCTCCAAATA gTTCATTCTTATACTTCAATAATCACCAATCAGTTCAGTCAGTGTGCTGCTGTTACAGCAATCAACCATGCAACCGAAGCAATCGTCATAAAACTGAAGCAGTCTGCTCTGGATTCTTTGCTATCCACCATAGGCTTTAGAAATGAAGAACCCTTTGTCATGACCTCCTCCCTGGAAGAGCATGCTATGtatgggaataatgcaaatgtGCTGCTACTCTATATGCTGTCTGACCTTCTGTCCTCTCGAATGTTACAGCTGAGTTCTGTTAGTCCTATGAGCCCCCTCAGCCCTAACCACCCACCCCCTCTAACTTCTTCCAACTCAATGCAGTCCCCCTTGGCCACAGCTGTCACCTCCACCCCAATTCTCCAAGACAGCCTAGGCCTAACTCACTCTAAAGTTGGAGAAATGAAGACTCATGAAATGGGCGGCATGAATATCGAACACATATTGCAGATGACGGAGGCCATTGAAACCGGTTCACTCTTAAATACAACAGATGGAATGACACCAATGTCTGTAGGTGCCTCTGCTGTGGGTTCCAATGCAGTACCTTCTGCTCTTTCTTTGGGGCtatccaatctctccctcttggTGTCAGAAAGCACGGAAAATGGGAAGGATGATGTAGAATCTTTAACAGACAAAAGGGAGGTCTCATCATCTTATGTTGATGCTGCCAAAAAGCCAGCCAAGCCCACCCCTCCACCTGAGAATTCGTCTAAGCTAACCATTGCCAATGCTCTCCCCCCCATAACAAAGCCAAGTAAATTCCCGCACTGCTGGATGGTGCTTTCAATTAATGGGCTGACAGCTGGACGCATTATCTTTGAGTTGCGGCCTGATAAGGCCCCAAGAATGTGCGACAATTTCATTGCACTTTGCACAGGCAAGAATGGTTATGGCTACAAGGGTACACACTTCTTCAGGAGTGGGGAGGGATTCCTGGCAGGTGGGGATGTGGAGAATGATGATGGCAGTGGTGGGTACTCAGCCTTTGACAAGAAAACCTTTGAGGCTGACCTGTGCCCCCTCAAGGACGAGGTGGGCATGGTGCGCTTTAAGGGCATTGGCACCACAGATGCTGGCCGTGGCATGATTGGCTCACAGTTCATGATCTGGTGTGGTGAGCGTGAGTTCAAGAAATTTGCATACAGTCTTGTCTTTGGCAAGGTGGTGGACGGCCTGGATGTGGCCAAAAAAGCTGCTGCCATCAATGTCCACCGTGTGTCTGTTAAAGTGGAGGATTGCGGTGCGAGAGTCTAA